The proteins below come from a single Treponema phagedenis genomic window:
- a CDS encoding ATP-binding cassette domain-containing protein — protein sequence MPKVIAEFQDVSISYGKKNTTEILNNVHLKIYEGDVLGITGESGSGKSTLGFALTGLKSISRGKIISPLKTVGMVLQNPETAFDPLKTVGWTLMQTKRAYLKRNSLTVDKNIIKTELKSFFKDFAITPSRLNDKPQTFSGGELQRISIMCALLSGSKLIVLDEVTSMLDVITQAKIMHLLLALKKAYRLTYVFISHDIELVKRVCNRQYQVVDKTLVPVN from the coding sequence ATGCCTAAAGTTATTGCAGAGTTTCAAGATGTAAGTATTTCATACGGAAAGAAAAACACCACAGAAATATTAAATAATGTGCATTTAAAAATTTACGAAGGTGATGTCCTCGGTATTACAGGCGAATCCGGTTCAGGTAAGTCAACCCTTGGGTTTGCGCTTACAGGATTAAAATCAATAAGCAGGGGAAAAATTATTTCCCCTTTAAAAACAGTTGGCATGGTTTTGCAAAATCCGGAAACCGCATTCGATCCGTTAAAAACAGTCGGCTGGACTCTTATGCAAACTAAAAGAGCATATCTTAAACGGAATTCTTTGACGGTTGATAAAAATATAATTAAAACCGAATTAAAATCTTTTTTTAAAGACTTTGCAATTACCCCGTCAAGACTTAATGATAAACCGCAAACTTTTAGCGGCGGAGAGTTACAACGAATATCAATTATGTGCGCCCTGCTTTCAGGTTCAAAGCTAATAGTTTTAGATGAAGTAACTTCAATGTTGGATGTTATTACGCAGGCAAAAATTATGCATCTTTTATTGGCACTTAAAAAAGCATATAGATTAACCTATGTATTTATCAGTCATGATATTGAATTAGTAAAAAGGGTTTGCAATAGACAGTACCAAGTTGTTGATAAAACACTTGTGCCTGTTAATTAA
- a CDS encoding helix-turn-helix domain-containing protein — protein sequence MHKKIEPKIIEQAVYFNPYPGISIHHYYTESNKIYRYDAGNPDEHEWTIRIDHCRIGRMEAEFEGDKFAYIDSGDLVINSNDCKMVSSRFPCGAYEGFSIIINEKLLPKNVKLFLKELHLGLGSINNKFGLRMWYTIETENIIKDVVDLIYKLIKVKDEKYLFLKCIELLYVLNDLNPDIQEKFYSYNQPEIKRIKKVIESIKDSELSYIEISTLIQQSNINQSDFYRLFKKICGLSPRAYLNGLLLSRAALQLATSDKMIWEIAVEAGYSNFSKFSASFKKTYGISPRQYRKNNISTEHL from the coding sequence ATGCACAAAAAAATAGAACCTAAAATAATTGAGCAGGCAGTATATTTTAATCCGTACCCCGGGATAAGCATTCATCATTATTATACTGAGTCTAATAAAATTTATCGATACGATGCGGGGAACCCCGATGAGCATGAGTGGACAATTAGAATTGACCATTGCAGGATTGGCAGAATGGAAGCAGAATTTGAAGGAGACAAGTTTGCGTATATTGATTCAGGAGATTTAGTTATCAATTCAAATGATTGCAAAATGGTATCGTCAAGATTTCCCTGCGGAGCTTACGAAGGATTTAGCATTATTATAAATGAAAAGCTGCTGCCGAAAAATGTAAAACTATTTTTAAAAGAATTACACTTAGGTTTGGGAAGCATCAATAATAAGTTCGGCTTGCGAATGTGGTATACAATAGAAACGGAAAACATAATTAAAGATGTTGTTGATTTAATTTATAAATTGATTAAAGTAAAAGATGAAAAATATTTATTTTTAAAATGTATAGAGCTCTTGTATGTGCTTAATGATTTAAATCCGGATATTCAAGAAAAATTTTATAGCTACAACCAACCTGAAATAAAAAGAATTAAAAAAGTAATAGAATCCATAAAAGATTCTGAATTAAGTTATATAGAAATTTCAACATTAATACAACAATCAAATATAAACCAATCAGATTTTTATCGACTCTTTAAAAAAATTTGCGGCTTATCTCCAAGAGCGTATCTTAACGGGCTTTTGCTTAGCCGTGCCGCCCTACAATTAGCTACTAGCGATAAAATGATTTGGGAAATTGCAGTTGAAGCGGGTTATTCCAATTTCAGTAAATTCTCAGCATCATTTAAAAAAACTTATGGAATAAGCCCCCGTCAATATCGGAAAAACAATATAAGTACGGAGCATTTATAA
- a CDS encoding ABC transporter permease, giving the protein MNFWAVVSCAIPPFWIGLIALWFLTIKLQWKHAIGYSGITSLIIPALIMGVISMGFMSKIVRAKTRDVMNKGFVEFSYSQGLSNFDILIYHVLPHVLPAAISIAILDLSSFLGGAVLMEKVFNIPGFGDTLIEAIKFKDYFLISGSLFFIGIMICALNLIADTIYPKLDMRNENEIGSLNKRELLYAENY; this is encoded by the coding sequence ATTAACTTTTGGGCTGTTGTCAGCTGTGCAATTCCGCCTTTTTGGATTGGCTTGATTGCACTTTGGTTTTTAACAATTAAGCTCCAATGGAAACATGCAATAGGCTATTCCGGTATTACAAGCCTTATTATCCCCGCACTGATTATGGGTGTAATAAGCATGGGCTTTATGTCAAAAATTGTAAGAGCTAAAACTCGGGATGTGATGAACAAGGGCTTTGTTGAATTTTCGTATTCGCAGGGTTTGAGTAATTTTGATATTTTAATATACCATGTGCTTCCTCATGTGCTGCCTGCCGCAATTTCTATTGCAATTTTAGATTTATCTTCGTTTTTAGGCGGCGCTGTTTTAATGGAAAAAGTTTTTAACATTCCGGGATTCGGAGATACTTTAATAGAAGCAATTAAATTTAAAGATTACTTTTTAATCAGCGGTTCGTTGTTTTTTATTGGGATAATGATTTGTGCTCTTAATCTTATTGCCGATACAATCTACCCAAAACTCGATATGAGAAATGAAAACGAAATCGGAAGCTTGAATAAAAGGGAGCTGCTCTATGCAGAAAATTATTAA
- a CDS encoding ABC transporter substrate-binding protein, which translates to MKRKYIVGFVLVLSVFIISYGVQKSGNSEIKKDGVLNIGAIGAFKNSKEGGTLVFDTLTRIDHNYHALPSLIRSWTPNKNYTEYNLEIRDDVSFHDGTKLNSEIVKWNIEKGGVIYYASYSFVLESIDIIDETHLKVKFSEPNLSFQSDLALIPCIPINGYTQEGKFATHVGTGAYRFEGTDSGGVTTLIRNEKYWDADFKTDVNKILWHVIPDEQTRKLALESGKVDVIGLSEHYISMPYSVINELKKNNRFEIIRENEDSYTSVGSLVPNWKNGVCADKNIRLALTSMFDRKTLVKNIFFGIPKACGHVYNPKFDDGPKNQKAFEYSEENTKRYLENAGYIIGNANKPTVNAKGEPLKLKIICGDEEYEKDLLLYIADVMKKWGIETIATSLDVAQRMKTLAAGDYDIHIRHPWFVPLIGSIGYMGFSRDHSEYGIGLCINDEMFEASSGYLKATTEEEAKNYAAKIWEIQYNNAVTIPLFADLRYIIHNKKFKNFHFDGSVFKIDLNGVVYR; encoded by the coding sequence ATGAAAAGAAAATATATTGTAGGTTTTGTATTGGTTTTGTCGGTTTTTATTATTTCGTACGGAGTACAAAAATCCGGAAATAGTGAAATAAAAAAAGACGGTGTTCTTAATATCGGAGCAATCGGAGCGTTTAAGAATTCAAAAGAGGGCGGAACCTTAGTATTCGATACACTTACTCGAATCGATCATAATTATCACGCCTTACCGAGTTTAATCCGCTCATGGACACCGAATAAAAATTATACGGAATATAACTTAGAAATAAGGGATGATGTAAGTTTCCATGACGGCACTAAGCTTAATTCTGAAATTGTAAAATGGAATATTGAAAAAGGCGGAGTGATTTATTATGCAAGCTATAGTTTTGTTTTAGAAAGCATTGATATTATAGATGAAACGCATCTTAAGGTAAAATTTTCGGAACCGAATTTAAGCTTTCAAAGCGACTTAGCACTGATTCCTTGCATTCCGATTAACGGTTATACTCAGGAAGGAAAATTTGCAACCCATGTAGGAACAGGAGCATATCGATTTGAAGGTACGGATTCAGGAGGGGTTACTACACTAATACGAAATGAAAAATATTGGGATGCCGATTTTAAAACGGATGTAAATAAAATTTTATGGCACGTAATTCCCGACGAACAAACAAGAAAGCTGGCATTGGAAAGCGGTAAGGTTGATGTTATTGGTCTTAGTGAGCACTACATCTCCATGCCGTATTCCGTTATCAATGAGCTGAAAAAAAATAATCGATTTGAAATTATAAGAGAAAACGAAGATTCTTATACCAGTGTCGGCTCGCTGGTGCCTAACTGGAAAAACGGAGTTTGTGCGGATAAAAACATAAGGCTTGCTCTTACAAGCATGTTCGATCGAAAAACTTTGGTAAAAAATATTTTCTTCGGAATTCCGAAAGCTTGCGGGCATGTGTACAATCCTAAATTTGATGACGGACCGAAAAATCAAAAGGCATTTGAGTATTCGGAAGAAAATACGAAACGCTACTTAGAAAATGCCGGATACATTATCGGAAATGCAAATAAGCCAACCGTTAATGCGAAGGGCGAGCCCTTAAAACTAAAAATTATTTGCGGCGATGAAGAATATGAAAAGGACTTACTTCTTTATATTGCTGATGTAATGAAAAAGTGGGGTATTGAAACTATTGCAACTTCGTTGGATGTAGCACAAAGAATGAAAACGCTTGCCGCAGGCGACTATGACATACATATACGGCATCCGTGGTTTGTACCGCTTATTGGGAGCATAGGATATATGGGATTTTCTCGGGATCACAGCGAATACGGAATTGGACTTTGCATAAATGATGAGATGTTCGAAGCAAGCAGCGGATATCTTAAAGCAACAACTGAGGAAGAGGCAAAAAACTATGCGGCAAAGATTTGGGAAATTCAATATAACAACGCAGTAACCATCCCACTGTTTGCTGACTTGCGATACATTATTCACAATAAAAAATTTAAAAACTTTCATTTTGATGGTAGTGTATTCAAAATTGATTTAAACGGAGTTGTATATCGATAA
- a CDS encoding ATP-binding cassette domain-containing protein — translation MKELLKIENLSISLNEKKIIDSVSLSVQKEEVYFLVGETGCGKTILAKSILGLTPKTMKVNGAIKYLSAEGEYINLRENFSCLKDLRGKEILWVPQNTNSALNPLLNMEKQFLLPMKKRLGLKKQNARKKILELFKMLSLNPAEEILRCYPYELSGGMKVRAMIAIGLALNAKLLLLDEPTKGLDASSCLELMNLLFKLVKEYKMSILFITHDLRIVEQYSENIAVMHQGKIVDRGKYQHVVRENPKAYVRAFWKALPENGMEVLCDA, via the coding sequence ATGAAAGAGCTTTTAAAAATTGAAAACCTCAGTATTTCTCTAAATGAAAAAAAGATAATAGATAGCGTCTCGTTGAGTGTTCAAAAAGAAGAGGTTTACTTTTTAGTCGGAGAGACAGGCTGCGGCAAAACAATTCTTGCTAAATCAATTTTAGGACTTACTCCTAAAACGATGAAAGTAAACGGTGCAATTAAATATCTTTCCGCAGAAGGCGAATACATAAACTTGCGCGAAAACTTTTCGTGTTTAAAAGATTTAAGAGGAAAAGAAATTTTATGGGTACCGCAAAACACTAACAGCGCATTAAACCCCTTACTCAATATGGAAAAGCAATTTTTATTACCGATGAAAAAAAGATTGGGGCTTAAAAAACAAAATGCACGAAAAAAAATCTTAGAGCTTTTTAAAATGCTTTCACTAAATCCCGCCGAAGAAATTTTACGCTGCTATCCTTATGAATTATCAGGCGGAATGAAGGTTCGCGCGATGATAGCAATCGGGCTTGCCTTAAATGCAAAGCTGCTATTATTAGATGAGCCTACAAAGGGTTTGGATGCAAGCTCTTGTCTTGAATTAATGAATTTACTTTTTAAACTTGTCAAAGAATATAAAATGAGTATTTTGTTTATCACGCATGATTTAAGAATTGTGGAACAATATTCGGAAAACATTGCAGTTATGCATCAGGGAAAAATTGTTGATAGGGGTAAATATCAGCATGTCGTTAGGGAAAACCCGAAAGCCTATGTGAGGGCTTTTTGGAAAGCCCTCCCTGAAAACGGAATGGAGGTGCTGTGTGATGCCTAA
- a CDS encoding ABC transporter permease, with the protein MQKIIKKEKTFRLLSLFIILFVLIVSYLRPAHVLNFNERLIPPSFSHIFGTDHMGRNVFFLSIEGFRNTFLIALLSQVIPFFFGGLIGAAIGFYKTIFDEFLLHLMNIMLTLPMILSAIFLSAVIGNGLITVLIVISIFGFVYNIKLVRAEISVVKNEDFILALRVNGVSDLSIFIHNILPRAYYLLLPILPLIIAHSMIAVSSFSFLGMSFDLSTPELGTILKDSLRFSGSAPWLIIFPGLFQFICVMIFTKYSDLLEERLKQGGGVLK; encoded by the coding sequence ATGCAGAAAATTATTAAAAAAGAAAAAACGTTCAGACTGCTCAGCTTATTTATTATTCTCTTTGTTTTAATTGTCTCCTATTTGAGACCTGCCCATGTATTAAATTTTAATGAAAGATTGATTCCACCAAGCTTTTCGCATATTTTCGGAACAGATCACATGGGTAGAAATGTGTTTTTTTTGAGCATCGAAGGTTTTAGAAACACATTTTTAATTGCTCTTCTTTCACAAGTTATTCCGTTTTTTTTCGGGGGGCTTATCGGAGCTGCTATAGGTTTTTATAAAACAATTTTCGATGAGTTTTTGCTGCATCTAATGAATATTATGCTTACTCTGCCAATGATTTTATCTGCAATTTTTCTTAGCGCAGTTATCGGCAATGGGCTTATCACTGTTTTAATAGTTATTTCTATTTTTGGATTTGTCTATAATATTAAGTTAGTCAGAGCGGAAATATCAGTGGTTAAAAATGAAGACTTTATACTTGCGCTTCGTGTAAACGGCGTATCGGACTTATCAATTTTTATTCATAACATTCTGCCGCGCGCATATTATCTTTTACTTCCAATACTGCCTTTAATTATTGCACATAGCATGATCGCTGTTTCATCGTTTTCATTTTTGGGAATGAGTTTTGATCTTAGCACACCGGAGTTGGGAACAATTTTAAAAGATTCATTACGATTTTCCGGCAGCGCTCCGTGGCTTATTATCTTTCCGGGACTTTTTCAATTTATATGCGTGATGATTTTTACAAAGTACTCGGACTTGTTGGAAGAAAGATTAAAACAGGGAGGCGGCGTATTAAAATGA